In Acidisarcina polymorpha, the DNA window TGCGCATCGTCCCCGAGCTTGAGGGTTATCAGGAGCTTGTCAAGAATATCTTCTTCGAGTTAATTGACGGAAGGCTTTCGACCGAAGAGGAGATGCGGCTGTTCCTGGAGCCTTATTCGCCACCCGCACCTCCTCCGCCGGTCAGCATTCGCCGCACTCGCTCGAAGAAGTCGGCAGAGAAGAGCCGCGAACTCCGCGACGAGGACGACGAAGAACTTGTCGAAGGACGCGCCGCCGGCGACGATGACGAAGGCGATGAAGACGTGGATTCCGATGAAGAGAGCGAGACTGCGGACGAGCGTGCAGAACTTATTCCGCGATCCGTTCTTCGGAGCGTTCCTCAACTTGTAGACGAGCCGGTTACGTTGCAACAATCGACAGAGAGGTCAGCGGACCATGAGTCGAGTGCTCCTGCTCCGAAGCAAGGGTTATCAGGGACAGCAAGGATCGATGAAACTCTAAAAAAGACGGAGTCTCCGGTAAGACCTGGCGCGGCTGCCCCGGTTAAGGATGAGCCTAAGCCGGAAGTCAAGCCGGCATCGAAGACTCCTACCAAGCATGCGACTGCTATCAAACATGCGGATACCACTGAGGCCAAGCCAGCAGTTCATTCTCCCGGCAAAGCCGCGGGACATCCGGTGCTGAAAGCTCAAGCGCACAAATCGACCAGCAGTCCGGCCCCAACTAAATCCCTGGCTAAGCCGGCCCCGAAGTCCGCTGCTAAAGGGGCGGTTAAGAGCAAGCCAATCGCTAAACCATCTGGCAAGAAGAGCTCAGCGGTCAAGAAGGCGGCAACTAAGGGGAAGGTGTTAATCAAGCCGAAGGTAGCGAAGCCGCCCGTGAAGGCGAAGCCGGCAGCCGATAGGGTGGGTTCGGCGGCCAAGTCTCGAGCTGCCGGGAAGGTCTCTGCAAAGTCATCGGCGAAGTCAGCGCTGGCGAGAAAGAAGCGCTAACCTCGTCGATGAGCAATATTTGTCAGCGAACGATATGAATCAAGCGGCCAGTGTAACCATGGAAAACAGCCCCGGTCATGGCTGCTGCTAACAAGTCTGGCTTCAACCAGCATCAAAGAACGCCGCGATATCAACGTTGGAGGACACTATGCGAAGGAAATATGTTGGACAAGGTTTGGTATTTCTGGCGCTGTCGGCTGGATTGAATCTTTCGGTGACTGCTCAGACCGTGGGTCAAGATATCAAGACCGCCGGAAGCGACACGAAGAAGGCAGCCGAAAAGACGGGAAGCGCAGTCAAGCACGGGACGGTCAAGGCCTACGACAAGACCAAGGAAGGTACCGAGACGGTGGCGCACAAGACCGCGGAAGGCACCAAGACCGTAGCGCATGATACCAAGCAGGGCACGGTCAAGGCCTACGATAAGACTACGGGGAAGACCGAGGAGGCCGCTGACAAGACCAAGAGCGCCACCGACACGGCTGCCCACAAGACGGCGAGCGGCACCAAGACTGCTGCCCACAAAACCGCCGCAGGGACCAAGAAGGCGGCGCACAAGACTTCCAATGGCACCAAGTCGGCTTATCATTCAACCAAGAAAGCTACGGGGAATACCGTGCGAGACGCCGAGGGCAAGCCGACTACCACCACGGGCGATTCCAGCGGCGCCCCTACCAGCGCCCCGAAATAGCAGCAATAGCAACAGACGACTTAGAACAGTTCCATCGACCGGGCGAGGCGGCTCATAGGGAGATACCCTAAGTAGCCGCCTTTTCTTGGTTGAGCTTTCGATTGTGCGCTACCCGGAATTGTCGCGACTGCTGGGCAATGAACCAGCGCGCCGGATCATCTGACCAGACTGGCTGCCGGACAAGTCCGGACCAAGTGATCAAAATACCTGCCTTCCGAGCCAGATAGGGAACGCCGAATCCCGGCTCCTAGCGCCTCTGGAACAGCGCCTGGAGGACCGGTTAGAAGGTAAGACGCAGTGCCATCTGTATTTGCCGCGGGCTTCCTATGGTCTTGTTCACATTTCCCAACCCGAAGGGAGCGTTGTAAAAGGAGTTTGGTTGTCCCGGGAGTGGCGAACTCCCAAGCGAAGGAAAGCCATTGTAGTTTTCGTTCTGGGTCACGTTGTTGATCGGGATGTCGAAGCTTGCGGTATTGGTCAAGTTGAAAATGTCCAAGTCATACTTAAGGTTCATCCCCTCCCTAATCTGGGTGTTCTTCGCTAGAGAGATGTCGGCTCGTTTTTGATAGCTTTGGCGGAATATGTTTCGTTGGCCGCTCGTGAAGTTGGTCTCGAAGGTGTCCCCCGGGGCAATACCCCCATTCAGATCTCCTGGACTGAGGAGCGGCAAGGTGAAGCAGGAGGCTTTCAGTGCCGGGGCGCCAAACGCCCCGGTCGCACCGGTTTTAGCGCTGACCGGAGAGCAGCCTGGGGCGAGAGGCACGATCGGATTCGTGATGCCATCCGAGACCCCGTAGAAGATGCTGCCGACCGCGCCAGAGTAGTCAATCACGCTATACGGCTGGCCGCTCTGAATGACCGTAATTCCAGAGAGTGCCCAACCACTGGTGAGCCTGCCCTTGAGAGAAGTCTCTCCGAAGAAGGCGGGCAAAACATAAGAGTAAGTGAAGTTAATCACGTGGGTGCGGTCGAAGTCTGAGGAGCCGTAGGACTCACGAAGATTGAGCGGATTATTTCCGTTGTAGAAGAGCCCGAGCGCGCTTTGTTCATCGAGAGCATGCGAGTAGGTATAGGAGAAGCCAACTTGGAGTCCGTGGCTCAAACGCTTCTCGACATGGGTCTGCAGCGCGTTGTAGGCCGAGACGCCAGCGGCTTTATAACTCTCCGATTCAGCCGAGTACCCGATGTAGGGAACCCGAAGGTCGATGTTGCCCCCCTCGTAATTCGATTGCATCGGTCCTTGTCCGTTGGGTAAGTTGATCGGGGCAAAGTTGTTATTCGGATCGAGGACGGTGTAGCCATAGGTGTATTGCTGACCATTGATGGGGCTGGACGGAGTGGCGATGCCAGCCTGGTTGAAGGGCACTGGGATGACCTCATGGCGCCCCAAATTGCCAACATAGCCGATGGTAATGGCAAGGTCGTTCCGCGGCTGCCACTGCATGTCAAAAGTAAAATTGATCGTATAAGGGAGCTTGTTTGCGCGGTTATAGGTTGCGAACGAAAATAACTGGGCTCCATTTTCGATCGCCGCTACGCTCGGCAGGTAATTTGTAATATCTGCCGGATTACCAGTCGGCGCAGGCCCGAGCGCTGCGCCCCAGGGGCTCGAAAGGGAGTAGCCAGCCCCTGGGTCGCAGGTAGGAACAAAATTTAAATAGGCTGGGCTCTGAAATGATTTGCAGATCTGAGAGGTGACAAACGGAGGAGCCTGGTTCACTCCGAAGGGGCCGCCGGTGATCTCGCCGGCTGCATATCCGGGAGAGAAGTAGGTGAACAGTTCGCCACGATCGTAATAAATTCCGGTGCCGCCGCGGAAGACAACCTTGCCGTCATTCTGTTTCGGCGTCCAGGCAAATCCAAGCCTGGGGGCGATTCCCCATTGGCGGCCGGTGAGCGTCGTCGGACTGACGCCCTTCGTCGGAAATTGCTTATTGTTTCCGGCGATGATGAAGCCGTTCGATGTGACTTCGCTGCCGTTAAAGACATAGCTGGCCGGATCAAAGTTATAAAGGCGGCCGTACTTTTCGGTGAGCCCGCCGTTCCAGTCATAACGGACACCTGCGGTCAGACTTAAATTTGAGCGAACCTGGAATTTGTCCTGTACGTAGGCGCCAACCTGGTTGGCGCGGTAGTACCGGTTCGCATCGCCTTGAAGAAATGCGGTCGTGTTGAAGTCGTAATTGGTGGTGACAAGGCCCTGCAGGAATTGGGAGAAATCAGCAGTCGCAATGATTCCTTTGCCGGTTCGTTCATCGCGAGTGTTGAGCTGGGTGTATTCGTAGCTTCCTCCAAAAGTGAGAGTGTGCTTGCCCAATGTCCAAATCGCATTGGCCGAAGGCATAATGCGGTTCTGAAAGACTCCCGTAAATGGCCCCTGCGAGGCTGAGCCTGGACCGATGTTGAGTTGGGCGTTTGAGACCGAGTTAACGTTGTTGGGCGAACTGTTGCCAAGCGCGTCGACGATGCTGATGCCGGAAAAAGTCGTCGAACCGAATGCGTTGATGCCCAACTCGGCAGGAGTAAAGAGTTGATCGGTGGTGCTATACGTCTTTTCCCTGAGGATGCCAATGGTTTGCGTCGTACTGAGGGTGGGGGTGAGCAGAAGAGTATTAGTGATCGACGCGACCTGGCTCCCCGCATCGAGGTGCTGAGTGAAGCCGGAGACGCTCGAATACGCGTAAGGAGCAATTGTCGGATCGTGTTGGTAGTAGTACTTTGCGGAGACTGTGTCGGTCTTAGTGGCATTCCAATCAAGATCGGCGACGGCCTGGTCGGAGATGAAGTAGGCGGTGCCAGGCGCGGAAGCATTGGTCGGAATCGTCTGGGTCGGGGCCGGCCCGACACCTGCAGAGGGTACCAGGTATTGGCCGTTCGGCAGCTTGTAATTCAAGAGGAAGTCCGCGACCGTGCTTATCTCGCCGGGTGCAGAACCTACGGTGGCGAGTGTGGGGGTGGCGAAAGGAAAGTTTGTGTTGGCGATATTTGCAAGTGCCGTAGTGCTCCGGTCGTCCGTGAGCCCGAAGGGAACAGTGAGACGGGAGATGCCGATTTCCTGATCCGAGGAATGAATATGCTGATAGGAAAGGAAGCCGAACAGCTTGTCCTTGAGGATTGGCGCTCCCACCGTGCCGCCGGCGGTGTAGCGGTGAAGCTGCGGCACCTTCTCGTTCTCGGGGATATAGTCGTCCTGCTTATAGAAAAAGGGGGCTGCATTGAGCCAGTCGGTGCCGCGATGGACGTATCCGGTGCCGTGAATCTGGTTAGTGCCGGAGCCGGTGCTCATGTCGATGTGTGCGCCGCTGGTTGATCCCTGCTGGGCGTCATACATCGAGGTGTTCACGCGGACTTCCTCGATGCTCTCCGGCGCCGGTGTTGGCAGAGCTTCCCCGATCGCGAGATAAATTGAGGCGCTGGACTGGACCACGATGCCGGAGCTTGCACCCGGTTGGGCGATTCCGGTGTTGTTCACCACCCGGGCAGACAGCACCTGGCTGGTACTCTTGCCGTTGAAGAGATTGCTGGCATCCACGCCATTCAAGAGGAAGCTATTGCTGGTGTCCCTCTGGCCATTCGCCCAGATCGGCGCGTTGCCTAGTCCGCTGTTTGCGCCGGTGCCACCTGGAAGCTCGGCATTCACCCCGGGAGAAAGAACGGCCAGGCCGGTAAAGCTTCCGGTAGGAAGAGGCACAGCGTCAATCTGCGCTTTGTCGAGTACGTAGCCATTGGTGGTGTCGGTGGCGTTCATAAGTGGCGTCGCGTCGACCTCGACGGAGGTGTTGACCGAGCCTACTTGCAGGGTGACATTGAGAGTGACAGTGCGGTCGGCCTGGACGAGGATGCCTGGATTCTTTTGGCTGTCGAAGCCGTCGCGGTTATAGGTCAGGGTATAAGTGCCGATGGGGAGGTTCACAAAGGAGTAAAAGCCGTTGTCATTGGTGTTCGCGGTGCGGGTAAGTTGAGTGGAGTCCTGTACGGCGGTAACGGCGACACCTGGAACCGTGCCGCCAGAGTTGTCGGTGACACTTCCAGAGATACCGCCGAGGGTTTGTTGGGCGAGGCCGGGGGAACAACAAGAGAAACCCAGGAACAACAGCGCGATCAGAGAAGAGGAGAGTCGACCTATTTTTAGGTACATGAATGCTTGGCCTCCACTGGGTGAAAGAAGCTGGGGAACTGCGTCGGCTCTGAATCAGCCGGTATTTGAAATAGAACTGCGGTCGAGCGCAGGTACGCTTGTCTTTAGTGGCCCGGGTTCAGGCCTGATTTTCGAGAATGGCTTGAGAATAACGTAAGTTTCGCACCCGACATAGCGAAAAATTTATGCGATCTTCACTAACCCGAGTAGAGCGGCCCGCGACGGCGGCTTAGCAAGAAAATGCCCGGTCGGTGCAATTTTTCTTCCGCTCTCGTTGTTGTTACCTTCAGCTTGTTGGATTGTCCCTCACGGCTTTCGAGGGATCCATCTGTTACTTTTCAAAGAGAGACTACGGGCGTCGAGGTAGGATTTGATGATCCGATTTGCAACCGTCGCGGTTGCTGTTGTAATGCTGCTAGCGGTGCCGTTCGTGATCTTCGGGAAGGAATTGTCAGGCAAGCCGCCGTTGCTCCATGCTGCGCGCCAGGCTGAGAGTGACTTGGAGGTTGGCGGAGAGTTAGCCGGTCTTCCCCCAGACAGCACGCGATTTATCGCCTACCAGGACCTGCTTGCCTTGCCGCAAGCAACCTACACTGTTAGTGACGATAGCAACTTCCCCAAAAAGACGCGGATTAGCGGAATCCCGCTCGAACAGCTGGCGGCGGCGCTCGGCACGCCTACGGCGAATTTGGTGGTGGCAATATGCTACGACGGATACAGGGCGAATTATCCCAGCGCGTATCTCGGCGCGCATCATCCGCTACTGGTGTTGAAGATCAACGGCAAGGCTGAACCGCATTGGCCGCTGACCGAGAGTGGCGGATCCATGGGACCTTATCTTATCTCCCATCCGTTCTTCAAGCCGTCTTTCCGAATCCTTTCGCATACCGATGAAGCGCAGATACCTTATGGCGTCACCAGGATTGAATTCCGAGAGGAACAAGCCGTCTTCGGCTCGATTGCACCGGTAGGTCAGTATGATGCCGATGGCGCGGTCATCCAGGGGTATCGTATCGCCCAGCAGAACTGTTTTCGCTGCCATAACATGGGAGCAGAGGGAGGTCAGCTGGCCGGCCGGTCATGGCCAATGCTGGCGATGTGGGCGTCGACTGAACCAAAATATTTCGTTGGCTATGTCAAGAACCCTCAGGCCTTCGATGCAAAGAATAGAATGCCGGGCAACCCGCAATATGACGCGGAGACGCTCGAGACGCTGCGCCGGTATTTCGCCACGTTTGCGGCTACATCCGCGGTGAGCCGATGACGATCAGGATTGCGAAGATTCTCCTGATCTTTGCGTTAGCCGTGTTCTACAGCATAGTCGTCTTCAACAATCTGACTGACTATAACTCGAATTACCTTTTCGTCTATCACGTGCTGAAGATGGACTCCACTTTTCCGGGCAATCACGGAATGTGGAGGGCTGTCCACTCCACGATGGTGTACCGCTCCTTTTATGATTCCATCATCAGCTGGGAGGCTTTGACTGCTTTCCTTGGATGGGCCGGCGGGGCGCTGTTGTTACGGAAGCTGGGCGCTCCGGCTGCTGCCTTTAACCTGGCAAAACGAATTTCAGTGATTGCTCTGACGCTGAGTCTGCTGATGTGGTTTGTGGCATTCCTCACCATTGGCGCGGAATGGTTCCTCATGTGGCAGTCCAAAACCTGGGACGGCCAGGAAGCGGCCTTTCGCATGTTTACGGTGGTAGGAATTATCCTCATGTTCCTGGTCATGCCGGATGTTGAGGGGCAGGCTTAGGTCAACTAAGGTTCAGCGCGTAGAATGCGGCGGAGCTCAAGCAAAAGTCCGCCCAAAACGAGGAATCCCCCGCACCAGAATGCCTTGAGGCTATTGACGACCCAGGCCGGAGCCGCCCCGACACGGCCCAGCAAGAACGGTAGGAAATTCCAGGATGTTATGTGGACATAGTCCCATGGATCTTCGGTCATCGCGTGGTTGTTAAGTCCCCAGGGGTCCATCTTTCCTAATGCAAAGGCAACGATGTTTTTGAATCGCAGCGCGATGACGAAGGTAGGATGGCCGATCGTTTCCATCTGATAGATCTCTAAGGGGAGCCAAAAGCAGAGCGACGCCAACTGCACCACAACGCTGAAGGCAACCACGACCCAGCCGGCCCAGCGAAGCCATCCGGCGATCTGCTGCCGATAACGCAAGAGCAGTGGGACACCGAGCAGCGATGCAATCTGGGCAGCGGTAGATACATAGCGATCTCCCCACGCGAAATCGCCGCTCCAGACGGTGTACTTCGCATAAAAGCAGATGTAGCCAAAGAGCAGCGACCAGGCTGCGATCGAGAATGCCTTAACCGGACTGCTAAGGCGCTTCCACAGAAAGATGGTTGCCACCAGGCTGAGGATGAGCAATGGGTCGAAGAGAAAAATAGACTTCTCTGGCGAGAAAAGCGGGCCGAGCAAGCCATCAAGGAAGCGGCCTTCAAATGGATAGGCGGCAGGCAAGGATGGATCGAGCTTCTTTTGCTGAATAGCAAAGACGCTCAGGTAGGTGTTGAAGAAGGAGCCGAAACGATAGAACTGGTAGATCCGATCAATCAGCAAAAATGCGGCATACACCGGGATGGTTGTACGAGCGTAGATCAGCGCTTGCCGCCGAACGTCGCCAAATCTGGTTCGCTCCAGCAGCAGGAGCATGGCGAGAAAGCCAGCAACCGCGAGCAAGTCGAGAGCGGTAGTGAGGCGAGTAAGCAGGTTCAATCCGAGCGCCAAGCTGCCGATAAGCAAGAGCCGTTTTCGGCCGGTGCGGAACCACTCGTACTGGAACGAGATTCCTGCCAGGGTGAGTAGAAAGATGTAGTTGTTCTCGCTCATATTCTGCGAGTAATGCAGATGGGTCGTGGCAAAGAGAAGTGTCAGGACCCCGGCGGCCGCTTGTTTCAGGGCAAATTCGAACTGCAGCAGCAGCCTGAAGCACACAAGCGCGGTCAGCACTGCGATGAGCAGATTGGTGGTGAAGCTGACGAAGACGCCGCGAATACTGGGATCGTTTCCAGCGTATTGATCGAAGATCGACAGGTGCTCGAGGTAGGTTCCCGCCACGTCCGGCGGGAACATGAGCAACGATTGGCCCATGCCATACCAACTGTAGAGATGGCCGTTGCGTCCGATAAGACCAAACTCCGGATATTCATTGGGAAAGACCGGCGGCTCGGAGGTCCAGAACGAGTGGGTGGTCTGCAAGCGATGCATCGTATCGCTGGTGCCGAGTTCGCCGGACTGCGCAAGCAGCGTTCCGAGAAACGCGATCGACGCTAACACAAAACGGGGGCTACGCAGTATGCGCAGGCAAGCCTTCATCATCACCACCAATGATTTCACGGCTTCCCAACTTGTGGTCTGCGGGCAAGGCAGATCAATTCTCGATCGCCGCAGTCCGAGGTGACGAGTGCTCAATTGTTGATGCAGTCATCGCGGTGCAGTGCTAGAGTTGTTTGCATATCCGACTGCCTCGCACTCGAGGGGCTAACGCGTCACTGCATGTCTCCCCCCAAGGCCGCTTCTATGGAATTCTGCGTTTTTGATGAGTCGTATGTAGAGCGATTGCGTGCGGGAGATTTCCGGA includes these proteins:
- a CDS encoding c-type cytochrome; the encoded protein is MIRFATVAVAVVMLLAVPFVIFGKELSGKPPLLHAARQAESDLEVGGELAGLPPDSTRFIAYQDLLALPQATYTVSDDSNFPKKTRISGIPLEQLAAALGTPTANLVVAICYDGYRANYPSAYLGAHHPLLVLKINGKAEPHWPLTESGGSMGPYLISHPFFKPSFRILSHTDEAQIPYGVTRIEFREEQAVFGSIAPVGQYDADGAVIQGYRIAQQNCFRCHNMGAEGGQLAGRSWPMLAMWASTEPKYFVGYVKNPQAFDAKNRMPGNPQYDAETLETLRRYFATFAATSAVSR
- a CDS encoding DUF2165 family protein; translated protein: MTIRIAKILLIFALAVFYSIVVFNNLTDYNSNYLFVYHVLKMDSTFPGNHGMWRAVHSTMVYRSFYDSIISWEALTAFLGWAGGALLLRKLGAPAAAFNLAKRISVIALTLSLLMWFVAFLTIGAEWFLMWQSKTWDGQEAAFRMFTVVGIILMFLVMPDVEGQA
- a CDS encoding carboxypeptidase-like regulatory domain-containing protein produces the protein MYLKIGRLSSSLIALLFLGFSCCSPGLAQQTLGGISGSVTDNSGGTVPGVAVTAVQDSTQLTRTANTNDNGFYSFVNLPIGTYTLTYNRDGFDSQKNPGILVQADRTVTLNVTLQVGSVNTSVEVDATPLMNATDTTNGYVLDKAQIDAVPLPTGSFTGLAVLSPGVNAELPGGTGANSGLGNAPIWANGQRDTSNSFLLNGVDASNLFNGKSTSQVLSARVVNNTGIAQPGASSGIVVQSSASIYLAIGEALPTPAPESIEEVRVNTSMYDAQQGSTSGAHIDMSTGSGTNQIHGTGYVHRGTDWLNAAPFFYKQDDYIPENEKVPQLHRYTAGGTVGAPILKDKLFGFLSYQHIHSSDQEIGISRLTVPFGLTDDRSTTALANIANTNFPFATPTLATVGSAPGEISTVADFLLNYKLPNGQYLVPSAGVGPAPTQTIPTNASAPGTAYFISDQAVADLDWNATKTDTVSAKYYYQHDPTIAPYAYSSVSGFTQHLDAGSQVASITNTLLLTPTLSTTQTIGILREKTYSTTDQLFTPAELGINAFGSTTFSGISIVDALGNSSPNNVNSVSNAQLNIGPGSASQGPFTGVFQNRIMPSANAIWTLGKHTLTFGGSYEYTQLNTRDERTGKGIIATADFSQFLQGLVTTNYDFNTTAFLQGDANRYYRANQVGAYVQDKFQVRSNLSLTAGVRYDWNGGLTEKYGRLYNFDPASYVFNGSEVTSNGFIIAGNNKQFPTKGVSPTTLTGRQWGIAPRLGFAWTPKQNDGKVVFRGGTGIYYDRGELFTYFSPGYAAGEITGGPFGVNQAPPFVTSQICKSFQSPAYLNFVPTCDPGAGYSLSSPWGAALGPAPTGNPADITNYLPSVAAIENGAQLFSFATYNRANKLPYTINFTFDMQWQPRNDLAITIGYVGNLGRHEVIPVPFNQAGIATPSSPINGQQYTYGYTVLDPNNNFAPINLPNGQGPMQSNYEGGNIDLRVPYIGYSAESESYKAAGVSAYNALQTHVEKRLSHGLQVGFSYTYSHALDEQSALGLFYNGNNPLNLRESYGSSDFDRTHVINFTYSYVLPAFFGETSLKGRLTSGWALSGITVIQSGQPYSVIDYSGAVGSIFYGVSDGITNPIVPLAPGCSPVSAKTGATGAFGAPALKASCFTLPLLSPGDLNGGIAPGDTFETNFTSGQRNIFRQSYQKRADISLAKNTQIREGMNLKYDLDIFNLTNTASFDIPINNVTQNENYNGFPSLGSSPLPGQPNSFYNAPFGLGNVNKTIGSPRQIQMALRLTF